Proteins encoded together in one Marinithermus hydrothermalis DSM 14884 window:
- a CDS encoding glycoside hydrolase family 15 protein → MQSFSFDPQHLPEYKPLAAYGMIGDNRTAILVGADGSVDWACLPDFDSPAVFAALLDPRAGRFAVRPAIPFQARQHYERGTNILVTEFVTAKGTARLRDFMPYVPGRRVPTAEIHRMIEGVRGEVPMEVIFEPRFGYGLHAALYDPSPYGILARHPREGSISLSSNVPLEIDGNRAVGHFTIEAGNEAWMVADWGAHEVHPVRSYQSPRRLWLTRQFWRAWIDRLRYHGRYRGVVERSLLTLKLLIYEPTGAIVAAPTTSLPEWPGGQRNWDYRYTWVRDSAFMLRALFNAGYIEEGTAYFDWLLQQCLGDADGLQVMYGIRGEHHLPERELPLRGYMDSRPVRIGNGAVHQFQLDIYGSLLDAAVRYDRHGGVLTITEWEKLRELVEVVRRRWREPDSGVWEARSGPQHYTYSKIWAWVALNRAVALALKLGVDAPVEAWTQEAMEIHAEVLERAWNPKLQAFTQAYGSEALDAAVLVMPEVGFLPASDARFQSTLRAVREHLTAREDPLLYRYLPERSDDGVGGPEGAFLLVSFWLVEALALAGDLKDARAALEKLLDHMSPLGLYSEELHPEDRTLLGNFPQGFSHLGLVNAVFRLDQVRRQREGWEVV, encoded by the coding sequence ATGCAGTCGTTCTCCTTTGATCCGCAACACCTCCCTGAGTACAAACCCCTTGCTGCGTACGGCATGATCGGAGACAACCGGACGGCGATCCTGGTGGGGGCCGATGGTTCCGTGGACTGGGCGTGCCTCCCCGACTTCGACTCCCCCGCGGTGTTCGCGGCGCTGCTTGACCCGCGCGCTGGACGGTTCGCCGTGCGGCCCGCGATTCCCTTCCAAGCACGGCAGCACTACGAGCGCGGCACGAACATCCTGGTCACGGAGTTCGTCACGGCCAAAGGCACCGCGCGCCTGCGGGACTTCATGCCGTACGTGCCAGGGCGGCGGGTACCGACCGCGGAAATCCACCGGATGATCGAGGGCGTGCGGGGCGAAGTGCCCATGGAGGTGATCTTCGAGCCCCGCTTCGGGTACGGCCTGCACGCCGCGCTGTACGACCCTAGCCCCTACGGGATCCTCGCCCGTCACCCCCGAGAGGGCTCCATCAGCCTCTCGAGCAACGTACCGCTCGAGATCGATGGGAACCGCGCAGTGGGGCATTTTACCATTGAAGCGGGGAACGAGGCTTGGATGGTAGCTGACTGGGGCGCGCACGAGGTGCACCCGGTGCGCAGCTACCAGTCCCCGCGCCGCCTCTGGCTCACGCGCCAGTTCTGGCGGGCTTGGATCGACCGATTGCGGTACCACGGGCGTTACCGAGGCGTGGTGGAGCGCAGCCTCCTGACGCTGAAGCTTTTGATCTACGAACCTACCGGCGCGATCGTCGCGGCCCCCACCACCTCCCTCCCCGAATGGCCGGGCGGTCAGCGCAACTGGGACTACCGCTACACCTGGGTGCGCGACTCGGCCTTCATGCTGCGCGCCCTGTTCAACGCCGGGTATATCGAGGAGGGCACCGCGTACTTCGACTGGCTGCTACAGCAGTGCCTGGGCGACGCTGACGGCCTGCAGGTCATGTACGGCATCCGGGGGGAACACCACCTGCCCGAGCGCGAACTCCCCCTCCGGGGGTACATGGACTCCCGCCCCGTTCGCATTGGGAACGGGGCGGTGCACCAGTTTCAGCTGGATATCTACGGGAGCCTGCTGGACGCTGCGGTGCGGTACGACCGGCATGGCGGCGTCCTCACGATCACCGAGTGGGAGAAACTACGCGAGCTGGTCGAGGTGGTGCGGCGCCGCTGGCGCGAACCGGACTCCGGCGTGTGGGAAGCACGCAGCGGCCCTCAGCACTACACGTACTCCAAGATCTGGGCCTGGGTGGCGCTCAACCGTGCCGTCGCGCTTGCGCTCAAGCTCGGCGTGGACGCGCCCGTGGAGGCGTGGACCCAGGAAGCGATGGAGATCCACGCGGAGGTCCTCGAGCGCGCATGGAACCCTAAGCTGCAAGCCTTCACGCAAGCCTACGGCTCGGAGGCGCTGGACGCCGCGGTGCTGGTCATGCCCGAGGTGGGCTTCCTTCCCGCGAGCGACGCGCGGTTCCAGTCCACCCTACGCGCGGTGCGCGAACACTTAACCGCAAGGGAGGATCCCTTGCTCTACCGGTACCTTCCAGAACGCTCTGACGACGGGGTGGGCGGCCCCGAAGGCGCGTTCCTCCTTGTCTCCTTCTGGCTCGTTGAAGCCCTCGCGCTTGCCGGTGACCTTAAGGACGCCCGCGCGGCACTGGAGAAGCTTCTCGATCACATGAGCCCTCTCGGGCTCTACAGTGAGGAGCTGCACCCCGAGGATCGCACCCTCTTGGGGAACTTCCCCCAAGGGTTCAGCCACCTCGGCCTGGTGAACGCGGTGTTCCGTTTGGATCAGGTGCGCCGCCAACGCGAAGGGTGGGAGGTGGTGTAA
- a CDS encoding DUF192 domain-containing protein → MARLKWLLIGMLSFLGAYGYFVAFQLQSRVPPGPKFPEGTLLVVTSERTLELVVEIADTPERWARGLMFRDSLPEDRGMVFLFPRTTDTGFWMKNTRIPLSIAFFDGEGVILRIMDMEPCLADPCPVYTPGVAYRGALEVNQGWFERHGVREGDYVSLVSVPPR, encoded by the coding sequence ATGGCGCGCTTGAAATGGCTTCTCATCGGGATGCTTTCCTTCTTAGGAGCGTACGGGTACTTTGTGGCCTTTCAGCTGCAAAGCCGCGTACCGCCCGGGCCGAAATTCCCGGAAGGCACCCTGCTCGTCGTGACTTCAGAACGCACGCTCGAGCTCGTTGTGGAGATCGCGGACACCCCTGAACGTTGGGCGCGGGGGTTGATGTTCCGCGACTCCCTCCCCGAGGACCGCGGGATGGTGTTTTTGTTCCCGCGCACCACGGATACGGGGTTTTGGATGAAGAACACGCGCATTCCGCTCTCGATCGCGTTCTTTGACGGGGAGGGCGTGATCCTGCGCATCATGGACATGGAGCCGTGCCTGGCGGATCCTTGTCCTGTGTACACCCCTGGCGTGGCCTATAGGGGCGCGCTGGAGGTAAACCAGGGGTGGTTTGAACGCCACGGTGTCCGGGAGGGGGACTACGTCAGCCTCGTCAGCGTCCCGCCCCGGTAG